The genomic window AAAAGAGCTTTCTGAAAAATCAGATAAAATTAGGGAATTGAATAAAATGCAGGGTGAAATTGCCAAATTACAGCGTGAAAAACTGGAAATGAAAGAAGCAATTGAAGCCGAAGCTCAAAAGCAGTTAAATGCAACTTTGGTTTTAGAGCGTGATAAAATTCGTAAACAGGAAGAAGAAAAAAACGAACTAAAAATTAAAGAATACCAAAAGCAGTCTGACGATCAGAAGAAACTTATTGAAGAAATGAAACGCAAGCAGGAACAAGGTTCTATGCAATTGCAGGGCGAAGTAATGGAATTGGCGATTGAAGAATGGCTGGCCAATAATTTTCCGCTTGACAGTATCGATGAAGTTAAAAAAGGCGCAAATGGTGCCGACTGTCTTCAAATTGTAAATACACGAGAACTGCAAAATTGCGGTTCTATTTATTACGAAAGTAAAAGGACAAAAGCTTTTCAGCCATCATGGATCGAAAAGTTTAAAAATGATATTAGAACCAAAAGAGCCAATATTGGTGTTCTAGTTACCGAAGTAATGCCTTCTGGAATGGAAAGAATGGGAATGCGTGATGGAATCTGGATTTGTACCTACGAAGAATTTAAAGGTCTGAGTGCCGTTTTACGCCAGTCCTTAATTCAGGTTAGCCAAGCTGTACAAGCGCAGGAAAACAAAGGCGATAAAATGTCAATGTTATACGATTTCTTGACAAGCAACGAATTCCGATTACAGATTGAAGGAATTGTAGAAGGATTTACGCAAATGCAAAACGACTTAGATTCTGAAAAAAGAGCGATGCAGCGAATCTGGAAACAAAGAGAAAAACAAATTGAAAAAGTAGTTCATAACACTTTAGGAATGTACGGTTCAATTCGTGGAATTGCTGGAAATGCTGTGCAGACCGTTAGAGCTTTAGAATTAGATTTTATTGAAGAAGACGAAAGTGAAGATCCTAAGGAATTATTTGAATAAATAAAAAAAGGCTTCAATTAATTTTGAAGCCTTTCTCTTTAATTATCCTTTTTTAAAAGACATTGTCAATCCAAACTGATTAGAAAGATAAAGTTTATTATTTTCGATAGAATAACCAGAAGTTGTTCTTAACAATTGCAGAAATTCACCTTCTTTTTTTGCATCACATTTTTTAGTTTCTGAAGTAAGTTCTAAAAACTGAATTTTTCCTTCTCCTTTAGAAAGTAAATTTCCTTTAATAGCATTGCACCCAGTTGATCCCGAAAAATTTGATGAAGTCATTTGGACTTTTGGAAAATTTGAGAAATCTTTTTCAGTAATCACTTTTCCGTTCAAATTCTCTAAAATCCAAGTTTGTTGTAATTTCTTTTCAACTGATTTTTCATTTGTGGCAGCGACCGATGCTGCTTCTTTACTCGATTTGCAGCTAAAAGCCAATGATCCTGCAATAAATAACATTAAAATCTTTTTCATGTAAAATAAATAATATAAGTTTTATTTTACAAAAATATCTTGTCGTTACAGCATTATTGTTTCCCTAAAAGTTATTTTTAAACCATTTTAAGACATTTTAGAAATAAATATTAATCTACTTTTCTAAAAACCAAAAGCTTTGCAGAAGGATTGGAAAGCGTTAATCTGTTATTTT from Flavobacterium fluviale includes these protein-coding regions:
- a CDS encoding META domain-containing protein; the encoded protein is MKKILMLFIAGSLAFSCKSSKEAASVAATNEKSVEKKLQQTWILENLNGKVITEKDFSNFPKVQMTSSNFSGSTGCNAIKGNLLSKGEGKIQFLELTSETKKCDAKKEGEFLQLLRTTSGYSIENNKLYLSNQFGLTMSFKKG
- a CDS encoding DUF2130 domain-containing protein, coding for MAEQSSIQCPNCGTPIDVNDVLKHQLEDSIRKEFQQKASIQNREIELKNEQFEKAKAEFEAKKKQENELFAERLERERKIAEKEISEKLKIKLDEENKDRLILMEKELSEKSDKIRELNKMQGEIAKLQREKLEMKEAIEAEAQKQLNATLVLERDKIRKQEEEKNELKIKEYQKQSDDQKKLIEEMKRKQEQGSMQLQGEVMELAIEEWLANNFPLDSIDEVKKGANGADCLQIVNTRELQNCGSIYYESKRTKAFQPSWIEKFKNDIRTKRANIGVLVTEVMPSGMERMGMRDGIWICTYEEFKGLSAVLRQSLIQVSQAVQAQENKGDKMSMLYDFLTSNEFRLQIEGIVEGFTQMQNDLDSEKRAMQRIWKQREKQIEKVVHNTLGMYGSIRGIAGNAVQTVRALELDFIEEDESEDPKELFE